The stretch of DNA TGCGCCGGACCACAATCAGCACGAGCGACGTCATGCCCAGCGGCGTCCCCGTGACAACATCAGTCACAAGACCGATGGCGAAGGCCGCACCGTAGGTCATGAGATCGGGTCGGTAGATCGTCCAGAAGAACACGGCCACGACGCCAAGCTGGGGGACGACCTCACCGATGTGACCGAAATAAAGCGGTGTGGCTGTTGCCAGAACCAGAAGAATCCCGGTGAATGGCGGTGCCAGCGCCACGACGCCCTGACGCAGCTTGCGAATCCAGCCGTCCATTACCATAGCTGTCCCGTCGCCCCGGCCTCCCGCGTCGACGGCAGCAGACCGGGCAGAGCGTAGTCGAGCACACGAACATGCTCGATCCGTGCGGCATCAACGAAAGGCGTGACATGCCAGACGCCATCCTCGTTCGCCGTGACCACCCCGACCGCGAGACCCGGCGGCAGCATGCCGCCCTCGCCCGAGGTCATCAAGCGGTCGCCGATCATGATGTCGGCGCCATCGGCCACGAACATGAGCGAGAGCGTGTCGGAGTTGTCACCGGCGGCGATGGCCGGCGAGCGGTTGGATCCCAGCACGACCGGGACGCGGCTGTTGAGGTCGGTCAGCAGCAGCACGCGGGCGCTGCGTGTGCCGACCTCGACGATGCGCCCCAGCATGCCGTGTGACGTGACCACGGCCTGGCCGACATCAAGACCGGCGACCGAACCGGCGTTGATCAGGGCGGTCCGCACGAAGGTGCCGCTCGACATGCCGATGATTCGAGCTGTGACGAAAGCGTCACGCGGCTCGGCGACGACCGACAGGAGGTCGCGGTATTGGTCGTTTTCGGCCTCAAGCTGACGCGCGACCGCCTGCCAGTGGAGCAGGCGTTCGTTTTCGGCGCGCAGCCGGGCGTTCTCGTCATAAACCTCGAAGAAGTGGTCAACCCGGGCGACCACGGAGTCGACCGTAGCCATCGGTTTCGAGACGATCTCGATCACCGGTGCCAAGACGTCGACGGCTTGGGTGCGGAGCATGCTGACCGCAGGATGATCGATCCGGCTCAGCACCATCAAACCGATCGCGATGCCGACGAAAAGCGGGAAGGCAAAGCGCTGGATCACGCCGCCGAGCGAGAGAGCGGTCTTCAGCATCGTCCGTCAGCCACCCGCGCCCCTCCTTCGCGATCGTTAGTCGGATTGGCTGTAGAGAATGTGCTTCAGGGTCTTGCGATCCTCAAGCACACGTCCGGTGCCCAACGCCACACAGCTGAGGGGTTCGTCGCCGATCGAGACCGGCAGGCCCGTGGCGTTGCGCA from Rhodospirillales bacterium encodes:
- the mreD gene encoding rod shape-determining protein MreD is translated as MDGWIRKLRQGVVALAPPFTGILLVLATATPLYFGHIGEVVPQLGVVAVFFWTIYRPDLMTYGAAFAIGLVTDVVTGTPLGMTSLVLIVVRRIVLAQRRFFIGKPFHVLWSGFALVMLPAALLGWLIASIYLFQGLDILRVLVQALMTVVLFPPTAWLLTRCQILLPMPRLPAIGRS
- the mreC gene encoding rod shape-determining protein MreC, translated to MLKTALSLGGVIQRFAFPLFVGIAIGLMVLSRIDHPAVSMLRTQAVDVLAPVIEIVSKPMATVDSVVARVDHFFEVYDENARLRAENERLLHWQAVARQLEAENDQYRDLLSVVAEPRDAFVTARIIGMSSGTFVRTALINAGSVAGLDVGQAVVTSHGMLGRIVEVGTRSARVLLLTDLNSRVPVVLGSNRSPAIAAGDNSDTLSLMFVADGADIMIGDRLMTSGEGGMLPPGLAVGVVTANEDGVWHVTPFVDAARIEHVRVLDYALPGLLPSTREAGATGQLW